The following coding sequences are from one Oncorhynchus clarkii lewisi isolate Uvic-CL-2024 chromosome 20, UVic_Ocla_1.0, whole genome shotgun sequence window:
- the LOC139376687 gene encoding zinc finger protein 709-like isoform X3 — protein MVWDWLDRRVTEKQSASAQYMWELLQNSWKSIPVPPLPLPALRLMVPPLRLVSAAIWQTIQQSHVMDYGMLEEFVTMVTDVVPELLNDSQRAQLILGLRARLVLELCRSKPFTDLQTIQPHLDRIKTLTPLWGTQADAEVGLSESSFLGLVQTLLKDPDEREHFFQDVFPVEFGSSYDAAIQKLMWQFLSRLEKLLPVSNFQQAALLLSDSPSVLEECVQSVSHPQQLKTLLQYHRDLGQLDNHDNLSSSDGDCILSALCLPPVERVVIATEQTDSETHVSSLNVFMDTFTKELEVDSATLAKYTEMEPGTNMDVIAEDRVECKRKEKASSVINDEEEDNSEFAETEEVEPVLVLVEDGKMAPLVKTNKHKGLKRDRNDTSGMPDGKKHRTPSPPQMKSVDLSDTIISSMLHKPSVELQRIDTANLTLPLEPVRRNRGRKMKTLLARELKQTKTEFSEQKKRVCKRVKTPQNPNMCTVCGRVLSRFSDMKKHMQTHKNGRTYQCRNCQKTFKHLYTLQTHRKSCLFGTGQQEEIPSVEGSCVPFTMCEAEFAQSSIDRRTCKVCGKIVHRIGYLSTHMKIHSANRHYSLGEAKAVQKASPEGEDTEPSSGVTLEATPEDSDSSSTSTPQDPSYNPELSQIKRPKCSSTAKKSNRKTFQKPKHMCRICGKYVTAGAFEYHMRTHSGERPFSCPHPQCGMKFIHSGGLRVHLRRYCKVRTVDAVELDSFNIRFECDKCEKTFTIQSKLRKHKLIHGPLYCTGCRKVLPDLETLTRHKLWHRPVQCSMCEESFMLTNLRTHYLDVHKFSGPFVCTHCPKSYKKFHSLIKHEMVHTGNLPLQCSQCPKRFIYNYDLVEHEKRHSDDRPCLCWECGKAFCTNIDLKQHMQNSHGEKSTECRFPCRHCGKPFRLSNSRANHEKTKHGGVRYPCTYCGKQFVCANALKRHDLIHTGERPFKCNHKSCDKAFRSRAELRIHTRYHTGERPFKCNVCGKGFVQANYLTTHYRTHTGEKPYSCSVCDKSFNYHDSLKRHMSTHSNEKPYKCLDCGKAFERKTLLNVHKRSCTSLLKC, from the exons atggtttgggattggTTGGACCGAAGAGTGACGGAAAAGCAGTCagcaagtgctcagtatatgtgggaactccttcaaaacagttggaaaagcattccag ttccccctcttcctctccccgctCTGCGCCTCATGGTCCCACCACTGCGGCTGGTCTCAGCAGCCATCTGGCAAACGATCCAGCAGAGTCACGTGATGGATTATGGGATGCTGGAGGAGTTTGTTACCATGGTCACAGATGTGGTTCCAGAACTTCTGAATGACAGTCAGAGGGCCCAACTTATTCTGGGTCTTCGAGCACgg CTGGTCCTGGAGTTGTGTCGCTCGAAGCCGTTCACAGACCTCCAGACCATTCAGCCACACCTGGACAGGATAAAGACCCTTACACCTCTCTGGGGGACACAG GCTGATGCAGAGGTGGGATTATCTGAATCCAGCTTCCTGGGGCTGGTTCAAACCCTTCTGAAAGACCCAGATGAGAGGGAACATTTCTTCCAG GATGTTTTTCCTGTAGAATTTGGTTCCAGTTATGATGCAGCCATACAGAAACTCATGTGGCAATTCCTTTCGAGACTGGAGAAGCTACTTCCTGTGTCAAACTTCCAACAG GCTGCCTTGCTGCTCAGCGACTCCCCCTCTGTTCTGGAGGAATGTGTTCAGTCTGTGTCTCACCCTCAGCAGCTGAAAACCCTGCTTCAGTACCACAGAGACCTTGGCCAGCTGGACAACCATG ATAATCTGTCTTCTTCCGATGGGGACTGCATTCtctcagctctctgtctccctccagtaGAACGGGTGGTGATTGCAACTGAACAGACAGATTCAGAAACACACGTATCATCCTTGAACGTCTTTATGGATACATTCACCAAAGAGTTGGAGGTGGACTCTGCAACACTGGCAAAGTACACAGAGATGGAACCCGGGACAAATATGGACGTAATAGCAGAGGATAGGGTGGAATGTAAGAGAAAGGAAAAAGCATCCTCAGTTATTAATGACGAAGAAGAGGATAATTCAGAGTTTGCTGAGACTGAAGAGGTGGAACCAGTCTTGGTTTTAGTGGAAGATGGGAAGATGGCACCTTTAGTCAAAACCAATAAACACAAAGGGCTCAAAAGAGACAGAAATGACACCAGTGGCATGCCTGATGGAAAAAAACACCGAACACCTAGCCCTCCACAAATGAAAAGCGTAGACCTGTCTGATACGATCATATCGTCCATGCTTCACAAGCCCTCAGTGGAGCTACAAAGGATTGACACCGCTAACCTGACGTTGCCCTTAGAACCAGTGAGAAGAAACAGGGGTCGTAAGATGAAGACATTGCTAGCACGAGAATTGAAGCAAACCAAAACTGAATTTTCAGAACAGAAAAAACGTGTCTGCAAGAGGGTTAAAACACCCCAAAACCCCAATATGTGCACAGTGTGTGGACGTGTCTTATCCCGCTTTTCAGACATGAAAAAGCACATGCAAACCCATAAGAACGGTCGCACCTATCAGTGTCGCAATTGTCAGAAGACTTTCAAGCACTTGTACACTTTGCAAACTCACAGAAAGTCATGTCTATTTGGAACTGGGCAACAAGAGGAGATTCCCTCTGTAGAGGGCAGCTGTGTTCCGTTTACTATGTGTGAGGCAGAATTCGCACAATCCTCAATAGACCGTAGAACATGCAAGGTGTGCGGCAAGATTGTGCATCGCATTGGATACTTGAGTACCCACATGAAGATTCACTCTGCAAATCGTCACTATTCACTCGGAGAAGCGAAAGCAGTCCAGAAAGCATCACCTGAGGGAGAAGACACCGAGCCGTCCAGTGGTGTTACTCTTGAGGCAACACCTGAGGACAGTGACTCATCCTCCACCAGTACTCCCCAGGACCCATCTTACAACCCAGAACTCAGCCAGATCAAAAGACCAAAGTGCTCCAGCACAGCAAAGAAGTCAAACCGAAAAACCTTCCAAAAACCAAAACATATGTGCCGTATTTGTGGTAAATACGTGACTGCTGGAGCCTTTGAGTATCACATGAGAACTCACTCAGGCGAGCGCCCTTTCTCCTGCCCTCATCCTCAGTGTGGGATGAAGTTCATACACAGCGGAGGTTTGCGGGTCCATCTCAGACGCTATTGCAAGGTTCGGACAGTTGACGCTGTTGAGCTCGACAGCTTCAACATCCGTTTTGAGTGTGACAAATGTGAGAAGACATTCACGATCCAATCAAAACTGAGGAAACACAAACTTATCCACGGCCCGCTCTACTGCACAGGGTGCAGGAAGGTATTGCCTGACTTAGAAACTTTAACCAGACACAAGCTTTGGCACAGGCCCGTTCAGTGCAGCATGTGTGAGGAGAGCTTCATGCTCACAAACCTCAGAACACACTATCTGGATGTCCATAAGTTCAGCGGACCGTTCGTCTGCACCCACTGTCCAAAAAGCTACAAGAAGTTCCATTCCCTCATCAAACACGAGATGGTTCACACCGGGAACCTCCCCTTACAGTGCTCCCAGTGTCCAAAGAGATTCATCTACAATTACGACCTAGTTGAACACGAGAAAAGGCACTCTGACGACAGGCCTTGTCTCTGCTGGGAGTGTGGCAAGGCCTTCTGTACCAACATTGACCTGAAACAACACATGCAGAATAGCCACGGTGAAAAATCCACAGAGTGTCGTTTCCCGTGTCGCCATTGTGGGAAACCCTTCAGGCTTAGTAATTCCCGTGCGAACCATGAGAAGACTAAGCATGGTGGGGTGCGCTACCCGTGTACGTACTGTGGCAAGCAGTTTGTTTGTGCAAATGCATTGAAAAGGCATGATCTGATTCACACGGGGGAGAGACCTTTTAAATGCAACCATAAGAGTTGTGATAAGGCTTTCAGGTCGAGAGCTGAACTGAGGATACACACAAGATACCATACTGGAGAACGGCCGTTCAAGTGCAACGTCTGTGGAAAGGGCTTTGTTCAAGCCAATTATCTCACTACGCACTACAGGACTCATACAGGGGAAAAGCCGTATTCATGTTCCGTCTGTGACAAAAGCTTTAACTACCATGACTCCTTGAAGAGACACATGTCTACACACTCAAACGAGAAGCCTTATAAATGCTTGGACTGTGGAAAAGCTTTCGAACGTAAAACTCTGCTGAATGTACATAAACGATCATGTACATCATTATTGAAATGTTAA